In Pseudomonas abieticivorans, the genomic window GAGTCCTACGACCAGTGGATCGTGCCCATCGCGACCATGCCCAAGCCTGAAATGCCGGGCAGTACCAACCCCGATGGGTCGGCCTCGGTGGTGTGCGAGCTGACCAAGACCGATGGCGGCTACGGTGTGTCCGAGCTCGATTATGTGAAACTCTCGCTGGTGGCGCCTGGCTCGACCCAGGCGTGTAGGGAGGGTTTTAGTTGCCCATCGGACGTGGGCCCCGATGAGGCCTGGGCGCAGTTAAAGGGCTAGGGCAAGCGCTCAATTGAGCAAGCCTGCGGCGATATTGATCGAAAAGCCCAATATCGCCGTATTGAACACAAAGCCGATCAGCGAATGCCCCAGCACCACCCGGCGCAATGCTCGGGAGGCCACCCCTACGTCCGAGGTTTGCACGGCCACGCTGATGGTGAACGAGAAGTACAGAAAGTCCCAGTAGTCGGGGGCTTTCTCCTCGTCGGCGAATTTCAGCGTCGGCACTTTGCCCTGATCGGTGTAAAACAGCCGGGCGTAGTGCAGAGCAAAGATGACCCCGATCAGCAGCCAGGAACTGACGATGGTGAGCCCTGTGAGCACGTAGTGCAGCGTCCGGGTGCCAGGGGGCAGGGCCTTGCTGCCGGCCAGCTCCACGCCAATGGCGGCCAGGCTGGCGATGGCGGCCAGGCACACCGTGAAAAGCACAAGCCCGGCGTTTTCGTCTTCCACCTGGGCGGTGCGTTTGACCTTGGCGGCTTTGGCGGTCACGGTCAGCCAACCGAACAACAACAAATACAGCCAAATACCTGCGTTCCAGCCGACAAGCGTACGCATCATCGGGTCCAATGGAAGAAAAAAACCGATCAACGCGCCAGTTATCGCGGCGCTGGTCAGTCGTGGGTGGGTGCGGGCGAGGTTCGGGAACGGCATTTAGGCCTTTGATTTATAAGTATTATTCAGCTATTGGGGCGAATATTTACGTGGCCGCAGGTGGTGAAAATAGGGGAACTCTTATTTTTCACGATTGTAAACTGTCATTTCTAGCAGTTGGCAACGCAAGGTTCTTGAGGTGCAATGTACGAAAATTCCTACAAGGAGGTTCAAAATGTCCGATACAAAGAAGCCTGGCGGCAATGACCGGCCCCCACTTGTCGTCTATGAGTCCGAGGTCATCATCAAAGTTGCAGCCGCCGTCGTGAAAAAACCGGCGGCCAATGACTCAGGTTTTGCACTGCGCTGAATCAGCGCACGATGCGGCCACTGACGAAATGGCTGACATCGTTGTAGCCAGCGGTGGAAGGGTGCCCCGGCGTGACCAGCGAATCGATGAACGCCTCATCCTCTGCACTGACCGACACCTGTAAGGCCTTGGCATACGTGTCCCACTGCGCTTCGGTGCGTGGGCCGACGATGGCCGAACTGACCAGCGCATTATTGAGCACCCAGGCGATGGCGAACTCGACGATGCCCACGCCCTTGCCCTCGGTGTAGGCCTGGATCTTGCGGGCGATCTCCAATGATTCTTGCCGCCATTCGGTTTCCAGGATGCGCTTGTCCTGGCGACCCGCGCGGCTGCTGCTGTCGGGGGCGACGCCAGGCGTGTACTTGCCACTCAATACGCCACGGGCCAGGGGGCTGAACGGCACCACGCCCAGGCCGTGGTAGGCGGCAGCAGTCAGCTGTTCGGTTTCCACCTGGCGGTTGACGATGTTGTACAGCGGCTGGCTGACGACGGGCAAATCCACGCCCTGTTGCTTGGCCACGTTGCAGATCTCGGCAATGCGCCAACCACGGAAGTTGGACACCCCCCAATGGCGGATCTTGCCTTGGCGCAGCAGGTCGCCGATTGCGCTCACAGTAATGTCCAGGGGGGTGTTCAGGTCATCGCGGTGCAGGTAGTAGATGTCGATGTAGTCGGTGCCCAGGCGCGTCAGGCTGGCTTCGATGGCATTGAACACATGCTTGCGCGACAGGCCTGCGCGGTTCGGCACGCCATCTACCGGGCCGAAGCCCACCTTGCTTGCCAGCACCCAATCGTGGCGGTTGCGGGCGATGCCTTCGCCGACGATTTCTTCGCTGCGGCCGGTGTTGTACACATCGGCGGTGTCGATGAAATTGATGCCCTGGTCCCAGGCCTTGTCGATGATGTGCAGCGAGTCTTCGGTGCTGGTCTGTTCACCAAACATCATGGTGCCCAGGGTCAGGCTGGACACCTTGAGACCGCTGTTGCCGAGTGCGCGATAATTCATTGAATGACGTCCCTTTGCTGAACTGACGATGAAAAACCTTCAGGCTTTTTTACACAGTTCTGCAAAGGGATGCCAGCCCTTAAACCCTGCGCGCACTGACCTTCAACGCCACCAGGCTGCCCACCACGATCAAGGCCGCCAACGCATACAGTGCCGCATCAGTGGACCCGGTCGAATCCTTGATGAAGCCGATCAGGTAAGGGCTCAAAAAGCCTGCCATTTGCCCCACCGAGTTAATGATCGCCAACCCCCCGGCAGCCACGCCCGCGCTCAGGAAGGCGGTGGGCAGCGGCCAGAACATCGGCAGGCCGGTGAGGGCGCCCATGGTGGCGATGGTCAGGCCCAGGATGGCAATGGCTGGCGTGGTGGCGAAGTTCACCGCGATCACCAGGCCCACGGCGCCCATCAGCATCGGCACCACCAGGTGCCAGCGGCGTTCGTTGCGCAGGTCCGCCGAGCGGCCCACCAGCAACATGAAGACGCCCGCCAGCAGGTAGGGGATGGCGCTCAGCCAACCGATCACCAAGGCGTCGTTGAAGCCCAGGTTCTTGATGATCGACGGCAGCCAGAAGTTGATCGCGTACACGCCGCTCTGGATGCAGAAGTAGACAAAGCCCAAGGTCCAGATCAGCGGGTTGGCGAACACCGCGCCCAGCGATTCGTTGGCGTACACCGGTTTGTTGCGCGCCTCTTCTGCAAGGTCGTGTTCCACCACCTGGCGCTCGCCAGCGGTCAGCCAGGTGGCCTTGGCAAAGCTGTCACTGAGCAGGAAATACGCCAGGCAGCCAAGGATCACCGTGGGGATGCCCTGGATCAGAAACATCCACTGCCAGGCGGCCAGGCCGTGTTGGCCGACGGCGAAGTGGTTGAGAATCCAGCCGGAGAACGGGCTGCCGAGCAAGCCCGACACCGGGATGGCCGACATGAACAGGGCCATGATTCGCCCGCGGCGTGCCCCCGGGAACCACTGCGAGAGGTACAGCACGATGCCTGGGAAGAAACCGGCCTCGGCCGCGCCGGTAAACAGGCGCAGCACGTAGAACTCCATGGGCGTGGTGACGAACAGCAGGCAGGTCGACAGCAAGCCCCAACTGATCATCATGAAGGCGATCCAGCGCCTTGGCCCGAAGCGGTTCAGCGCCAGGTTGCTGGGCAGGCCGCACAGCACGTAGCCGATGAAGAAAATACCGGCGCCCAGGCCGTAGATGGTCTCGCTGAATTTCAGCGCGTCGAGCATCTGCAACTTGGCAAACCCGACGTTCACCCGGTCCAGGTAATTGAACAGGTAGCAGATGAAGATGAAGGGGATCAGGCGCAGGGTAATGCGCCTGTACACCGCGTTCCGGGTGCTGTCGGTGCCCGTGGGGGAGGCGAGGCTTGCAGACATGGGTTTCTCTCTATTTTTATGGTGTAGTGCGTGATCGTTGGTCACTACAAGAGTTTCGACCACTGTGCGCGAGCTGTCTTTGTGCGGTTGCACAGGGCGGCGGATCCCGCGTAGTGCGACAATACAGAAAATGCCGAGGATGCTGAGCTTATGTTCGAACTGGATCATGACCTGGCGCAAGATATCGTCGACCGGGCAATGGCCATTTTGCCGTGCAACGTCAATGTGATGGACAGCCAGGGGCTGATCCTGGGCAGCGGTGAACCGGAGCGCATCAACACCCGCCACGAAGGTGCGCAACTGGTCTTGGCAAACGGGCGCAACGTGGAGATCGACGCGCAGGCCGCCAAGTGCCTCAAAGGCGTGCAGGCCGGGGTCAACCTGCCGTTGATGCTCGACGAGCGATTGATCGGCGTGCTGGGCCTGACCGGCGACCCGGAGCAGTTGCGCACCTCGGCGCAATTGGTGCGCATGACCGCCGAAATGTTGCTGGGCCAGCGCCGCCAGCAGGTCGAACAGCAGTGGCGTCGCCAACGTTGCGACGATCTGTTGGCCTTGCTGCTGGGGTCTTCCGGCGATTCGCAGCGGCTGCTCGAAGAGGCCCGGCAACTGGGGCTCAAGCCGCAGCTGGCACGTACCCCGTGCCTGCTCGAATGGACCGGCGGGCAGGGCGGCGACAGCCTGGCCACCTGGCTGATGGGCCGCTACCCCGACAGTTGGTGCGTAAGCCCGGCGCCGGGTTCGCTGTTGTGGTGCCCGCCTGGCCCGGCGTTCGATGCGCAACGCCTGCTGGCTAAATTGGCCGGCGCAGGCTTCAGTGTGCAGCGCATGGCCTTGGCGTTGCCTGCCGACAACCTCGAGGCGCTACGCCGTGGCTATCGCTGGGTGCGCGACCTGGTGGCCTATGGTCGCGACGTGCTGCCCGCCGAGCAATGCCTGACGCTGGCCCGCTATCGGCTGCCGGCCATGCTGTGGCGCCACCGCGGCGACGACACCCTGGACGAATGGCTGCTGCCACTGCGCAGGATCATTGCCAAAGACAGCAACGGCCAGTTGCTGGGCACCTTGCGCGCCTGGTGCGAACACGATGGGCAGAGCCAGACCTGCGCCGACGCGTTGGGTATCCACCGCAACAGCCTGCGCTACCGCATGGAGCGCATCGCCGAGTTGAGTGGCGTGGACCCCAACCGCCTGGAGGGCATGCTGACCCTGTACCTGGGCGTGCAGCTATTGCCGGCCGCGCCCTGAAAGGGCTTTGTAGGAATGAACAATAATGCCGGGCCGCCCTTGTGCAGCGGCCAGACGCCGGTCGCGGTAGTCACTGGCAACATGGGCTACAACAAGAATCGGAGCCGTCATCATGAAAATCGTCATTGCCCCAGACTCGTTCAAGGACAGCTTGAGCGCCGCAGGTGTGGCCGCGGCCATTGCCCAAGGCGTGGCGCAGGCCTTGCCAGAGGCGCAGATCGTGCAGTGCCCCATGGCCGACGGCGGTGAAGGCACCATGGACGCTATCCTGGCCGCCTGCGATGGGCAATGCCGTAGCTTGAGCGTCGAGGGCCCACTGGGCGCGCCGGTGCTGGCGCGGTGGGGCTGGTTGGCCGACAGCGCCACGGCGATCATCGAAATGGCCGAGGCCAGTGGCCTGCAATTGCTCAAGCACGCCGAGCGTGACGCCACGTTGACCAGCACATTCGGCACTGGCCAGTTGATTGGCGCAGCGTTGGATGCCGGCGCCAAGCGCATCATCCTGGCGATCGGCGGCAGTGCCACCAACGATGCCGGTACCGGCATGCTCCGGGCCTTGGGCTTGGGGTTGTTGGACGCCCAAGACCGGCCCTTGGCCAAGGGTGGCCTGGCCTTGGCCCAGGCACGGCGCCTGTGCGTCGCGCAAATGGACCCGCGCCTGGCGCAGGTGCGTTTTGAGGTGGCGGCGGACGTCAGCAACCCCTTGTGCGGGCCTAACGGTGCTTCGCATATCTTCGGCCCGCAAAAAGGTGCCAACCCTGGTCAAGTCTTGGCACTGGACAGCGCCCTGGGGCATTTCGCCGACCTGTGCGCCCAGGCGTTGCAACACGATGTGCGTGATCAACCGGGCAGTGGCGCTGCCGGGGGCATGGGCTTTGCGGCCAAGGCCTTTTTGGGCGCCACCTTTCGACCGGGCGTGGAAGTGGTGGCCGAACTGACGGGGCTGGCCGAAGCCATGACCGGCGCCGACCTGGTGATCACCGGGGAAGGGCGCTTGGACTCGCAAACACTCAATGGCAAGACCCCCTTGGGCGTGGCCCGCGTGGCCCAGGCCCAGGGCGTGCCGGTGATCGTCATTGCCGGCACCTTGGGCGAGGGGTACGAGCACCTGTACGAGCACGGCATCCATGCGGCGTTTTCCGTCACCAGCGGGCCCATGACGTTGGAGCAGGCATGCCGCAATGCCGCGCCCCTGTTGCGCGACCGGGCGCGGGATGTGATGCGGGTGTGGGCGCTGTAGGAGCGGATTTATCCGCGAAAGATTCACCGCATTGAATCAGGCATACCGCAGTGCGGCCTTCGCGGATAAATCCGCTCCTACGGGGATCGGTGGGGCGTTGCAGGGGCGGTCAATCACGTTCGCGCATGAAGAACCCGGCCACGTACTTGCCAAAGGTGTCCAGGCTCTTGAAATCGGCCAGGCGCTTGAAGGTGTCGCTGCTTGGTTCCGGCCCCAGGGGCTCTTTCATCAGCGACACCGACAGCACTCGGTCGCGGTCGGAGCTGAGCACCAACTCGTCCATCACCTCGCCGCCTATCACCGGGCGGCGCATGATCACCGCCACGCCCTTGCTGGCCATCCAGTCGATCAACGACACCAGCATTTTCAGCGGTTCGCGTTCCTCGTCCCGGTAAACGGGAAACAAGTGCCCGCGCGACAATACCGGCACCGTGGCCACGTGGACCATTTCGTAAAACTGGCTGCCGGCGGTGGTGGGTGAGTAAATGGCCAAGGCCAGCAACGGGCCGCTGGTACGGGCACCGCCCCACAGCAGGTGGTGGCCCTGGAAGTCAAAACCGTTGGCACTGCGCTCGTTGAGCACCTTGCGCGTGCGAATGTCGCTCACGCAGTCCAGCAGCAGGCCATGGCGGCGCTGCTCGCCGAAGGCCGTCGAGTCCTTGAGCCGCCCCTTGAGCATCATCATGTGCTTCATGTCGATGCGCGTTTCCAGGTAATGGCTGGCCGGTACACGCTCAACCAAGGGGTAACGCGCCGCCACGCCGCGCAGGTCGGCGAACTGCTGGGTCAGGTCTTTTTTCAGGTGCGAGGCAAACACGTTCAGCCCGCTGGCTTCGATCAGCGTCACCAGCAAGGACAGCAGGCGGTGCTGTTCCTTGCGTTGGGCAGTGCTGCCGTTGCCGGTGCTCTCGCCGTCTTGGGCTGCGCGAAAGTCACCGATCAGCCGCAGCGGCATGTCCGGTGGCAACCAGGCAGCGGGCAAGGCGTCTTGATCGTTAAGCGGTGCACCCGGGTCACGTTCATCCTTGATGAAGGGGCAGTCGGGCGCATGCTCGGCGGTGCCCGGGTTGTTCTTTAAAAACAACGTGCCGGTGCTGCTGTTGAGCGTCACGTTCATCACCGGCAATGCCTTTGGCTGGCAATCGCACGCCAGCCACTGGCCCTGGCCACGGATTTTAAGCAGCCACTGGTTGGCCTGCAGCAGGCGGTGGCCTTCCAGTTGGCCCTGGACGAAGCCTTCCACCAGCACCTGTTCGGCCGGGGTGAGGGTACGCACCAAGGCACCGCTCTTTTCGATGATTCGCATAGGGTTCAGGCCGTTGTACCGTTGACGGGTATGGCTGTATATATAGCCAGTCATTCAGCAAGTCAATGGTGGCGGAGTTAAAAGGACATCGATTGACGGCGCCGGGCCGCCAGGAGGATAAAACAGGCAGACGCCACAGAGCGCTCCCGACCCAGCCTCAGGACAACAACAATGAGCAAGCCCGAAACCATCAGTGATGTCGAATGGCAGGCCCGCTGCGATTTGGCCGCGCTGTACCGCATGATCGCGCACTTTCGCATGACCGATCTGATCGACACCCACTTGACCCTGCGTGTGCCGGGCCCCGAGCACCATTTTTTGATCAACCGCTACGGTGTGCTGTTCGAACGCATGCGTGCCAGTGACCTGGTATTGATCGACCAGCATGGCAAGGCGGTGGATGCCGCCGGGCAGGCACTTGCGGTCAACGCCGCAGGCTTCGTGATCCACTCGGCGGTGCACATGGCGCGCCCGGACCTGAACTGCGTGATCCACACCCACACGGCCGCCGGCATCGCCGTCTCTGCCCAAGAACAGGGGTTGTTGCCA contains:
- a CDS encoding DUF1345 domain-containing protein, with protein sequence MPFPNLARTHPRLTSAAITGALIGFFLPLDPMMRTLVGWNAGIWLYLLLFGWLTVTAKAAKVKRTAQVEDENAGLVLFTVCLAAIASLAAIGVELAGSKALPPGTRTLHYVLTGLTIVSSWLLIGVIFALHYARLFYTDQGKVPTLKFADEEKAPDYWDFLYFSFTISVAVQTSDVGVASRALRRVVLGHSLIGFVFNTAILGFSINIAAGLLN
- a CDS encoding aldo/keto reductase, yielding MNYRALGNSGLKVSSLTLGTMMFGEQTSTEDSLHIIDKAWDQGINFIDTADVYNTGRSEEIVGEGIARNRHDWVLASKVGFGPVDGVPNRAGLSRKHVFNAIEASLTRLGTDYIDIYYLHRDDLNTPLDITVSAIGDLLRQGKIRHWGVSNFRGWRIAEICNVAKQQGVDLPVVSQPLYNIVNRQVETEQLTAAAYHGLGVVPFSPLARGVLSGKYTPGVAPDSSSRAGRQDKRILETEWRQESLEIARKIQAYTEGKGVGIVEFAIAWVLNNALVSSAIVGPRTEAQWDTYAKALQVSVSAEDEAFIDSLVTPGHPSTAGYNDVSHFVSGRIVR
- a CDS encoding MFS transporter produces the protein MSASLASPTGTDSTRNAVYRRITLRLIPFIFICYLFNYLDRVNVGFAKLQMLDALKFSETIYGLGAGIFFIGYVLCGLPSNLALNRFGPRRWIAFMMISWGLLSTCLLFVTTPMEFYVLRLFTGAAEAGFFPGIVLYLSQWFPGARRGRIMALFMSAIPVSGLLGSPFSGWILNHFAVGQHGLAAWQWMFLIQGIPTVILGCLAYFLLSDSFAKATWLTAGERQVVEHDLAEEARNKPVYANESLGAVFANPLIWTLGFVYFCIQSGVYAINFWLPSIIKNLGFNDALVIGWLSAIPYLLAGVFMLLVGRSADLRNERRWHLVVPMLMGAVGLVIAVNFATTPAIAILGLTIATMGALTGLPMFWPLPTAFLSAGVAAGGLAIINSVGQMAGFLSPYLIGFIKDSTGSTDAALYALAALIVVGSLVALKVSARRV
- a CDS encoding sugar diacid recognition domain-containing protein, yielding MFELDHDLAQDIVDRAMAILPCNVNVMDSQGLILGSGEPERINTRHEGAQLVLANGRNVEIDAQAAKCLKGVQAGVNLPLMLDERLIGVLGLTGDPEQLRTSAQLVRMTAEMLLGQRRQQVEQQWRRQRCDDLLALLLGSSGDSQRLLEEARQLGLKPQLARTPCLLEWTGGQGGDSLATWLMGRYPDSWCVSPAPGSLLWCPPGPAFDAQRLLAKLAGAGFSVQRMALALPADNLEALRRGYRWVRDLVAYGRDVLPAEQCLTLARYRLPAMLWRHRGDDTLDEWLLPLRRIIAKDSNGQLLGTLRAWCEHDGQSQTCADALGIHRNSLRYRMERIAELSGVDPNRLEGMLTLYLGVQLLPAAP
- a CDS encoding glycerate kinase, which encodes MKIVIAPDSFKDSLSAAGVAAAIAQGVAQALPEAQIVQCPMADGGEGTMDAILAACDGQCRSLSVEGPLGAPVLARWGWLADSATAIIEMAEASGLQLLKHAERDATLTSTFGTGQLIGAALDAGAKRIILAIGGSATNDAGTGMLRALGLGLLDAQDRPLAKGGLALAQARRLCVAQMDPRLAQVRFEVAADVSNPLCGPNGASHIFGPQKGANPGQVLALDSALGHFADLCAQALQHDVRDQPGSGAAGGMGFAAKAFLGATFRPGVEVVAELTGLAEAMTGADLVITGEGRLDSQTLNGKTPLGVARVAQAQGVPVIVIAGTLGEGYEHLYEHGIHAAFSVTSGPMTLEQACRNAAPLLRDRARDVMRVWAL
- a CDS encoding class II aldolase/adducin family protein, with the protein product MSKPETISDVEWQARCDLAALYRMIAHFRMTDLIDTHLTLRVPGPEHHFLINRYGVLFERMRASDLVLIDQHGKAVDAAGQALAVNAAGFVIHSAVHMARPDLNCVIHTHTAAGIAVSAQEQGLLPISQHALKFHGKLAYHTYEGIALSLDERERLIADLGPHRAMILRNHGLLVGGGNVAEAWHEIHFLERACQAQIQALAGGSKLTYPSPQVCEHTAKQFESEGIETIIAMAWAAALTLIEDQRESYCS